GCATCATGTCCACCTCCTTGCGGACACGTTCGGCCAGGGGGGAGTCCGGGTCGGTTTCGACGGTCTTCGCGAGTGCCTGGAGCCTGAGACTCAGCGGGGTGAGCGGTGTGTTCAGCTCGTGGCTGGCGACGGAGAGGAACTCGTCCCGCAGACGCACTGCCTCCTGAAGCTCCGCCAGGAGCCGCTCGCGCTCGGCCTGCTGGCGCTTGTCCTCCGTGGTGTCCCTCAGCTCGACGACGGTGCCCACCGCCTTCCCCCCCTCGGTGATGGGGCTCGCGGTGAAGGCGGCCGGGTAGAAGCTTCCGTCCTTGTGGACGAACACGTCTTCCCCCTGCTCCTGGGCCCGGGTCGGCAGTGCCCGGTCGATGGGGCACTCCGACATGGGGTAGGGCGTTCCATCAGGCCGGGTGTGGTGGATGAACTCATGCAGGGGTTTGCCCCGCACCTCCTCCAGGGTGAAGCCCGTGATCTTCTCGGCCGCGGGGTTCATGAAGATGCAGTGCTGACGGGCGTCCATCAACAAGAGCCCCAGTGTGGCGTTCTGGGTGATGGTGGCCAGGCGCCGCTCGGCGGCCTCGAGGCCGCGCCGCGCCAGCACCTGCTCGGTCACCTCGGAGCTGAAGACCATCACCCCGTCTGGCTTTCCGTCCGGCCCGGGCATGGGCTGGTAGACGAAATTGAAGTAGCCCGTGCGCGGATGCCTGGGGTCTCCCACCGGGGCGGCGACTTCCTTGCCGGTGTAGGACTGACCCGTCCGGTACACGCGATCCAACTGCTCGAACAAGCCCATGCCGTCCAGCTCGGGCTGCACCTGCCTCACGGGCTTGCCCAATATCTCCCGATGGCCGAGGAGCTCCGCATGCGGGGGGTTGCTGAGCTCGAAGATGTGCTCGGGGCCGCGGTGGATGGCGATGATCGCGGGGGCCCTCATGAAGAGGGCGTGGAGCCGTGCGCGCTGCGCCTCGGCCTCGGCCCGAGCGGTTCGCGCGCGCACGTTCAGCAGGGTGATGAGGGTGGAGACGGTGAGGAAGAGGATGACCGACAGGGTGTCCTGGGAGCGCAGGGTCAGCGAATGCTCCGGGGGCAGGAAGAAGTAGCTGACCACCAGGGTGGAGAGACCGGTGCTCGAGAGGCCCGGTCCCCATCCCCCCTTCCACCCCGAGAGCATCACCGCGCCGAAGAAGAGGATGAACGGCGTGGACCTGATGTAGGGATGGAGAATGAGCTGAAGCAGCAGGGCCACGGTCGTGACCAGGACGGCGAAGCCATGGGCCAGCAACGGGGACTGATCCCAACTCCTGCTCCCTCGAACCGCCAGTGGCAATGGCCCTCCCAGACCGTCCACGCTGCGTACCAGACCGGCAGGGCAGTCGCACCGGAGTCGTAGACACTCACCGGATACTGAACAGCTGCTTCCGGGCACGGCCCGGACAGCCTCCTCCGAGCCTCTCCGTGAAAGGAATGTTACTCCAAGAATTCATTCACTCCCTGGAAGAAAGGAAGAACCAGGATATGTTGCTTATTCTTGTATTCTCGTGAGAAGGAAAAAAGGTACACCGGACGTCTGTCCATCCCGAGAAAGCACTCATGAACGCGTCACCGCTGAAGTCTCTCCTTGGTGCCCTTGTCGCCGGCACCTTCCTCGTGAATTGTGGTCCCAGGGAAGGGGCGGACGCCCTGGCCGGACGGGCCGCCGGGCTTCAGAACGCCGAGGGCGCCTTCGTGGCGACCTCCGAGTCCATTCCCTACCTTGGGAAGATCTCCTCTGGCACCTTCGCGGACACGCAGGCGGCGGACGGCGTCGCCCAGGTGCTCACCGAGACGGCTGCGTTCTACGACAGCACGCACAAGAAGCTCGACCACACGTGGACGCTCCCCGCGGTTCCGGCGGGTCACTACACGCTGCGCGTCATCGCCAAGAAGTCCCTCGCCGACTTCGAGACCTTCTCCTTCGACTGGAAGAACGCCACGGACACGTACTTCACCTACGGCGCCTGTACGTTCACCGGGACTTCGTACGTGACCTGCGAGGCCCCCGTCTCCTCGACCGGTGGAGACATCGAGGTCCGCGTCA
This genomic interval from Archangium lipolyticum contains the following:
- a CDS encoding sensor histidine kinase is translated as MLAHGFAVLVTTVALLLQLILHPYIRSTPFILFFGAVMLSGWKGGWGPGLSSTGLSTLVVSYFFLPPEHSLTLRSQDTLSVILFLTVSTLITLLNVRARTARAEAEAQRARLHALFMRAPAIIAIHRGPEHIFELSNPPHAELLGHREILGKPVRQVQPELDGMGLFEQLDRVYRTGQSYTGKEVAAPVGDPRHPRTGYFNFVYQPMPGPDGKPDGVMVFSSEVTEQVLARRGLEAAERRLATITQNATLGLLLMDARQHCIFMNPAAEKITGFTLEEVRGKPLHEFIHHTRPDGTPYPMSECPIDRALPTRAQEQGEDVFVHKDGSFYPAAFTASPITEGGKAVGTVVELRDTTEDKRQQAERERLLAELQEAVRLRDEFLSVASHELNTPLTPLSLRLQALAKTVETDPDSPLAERVRKEVDMMRRQVKRLSDLVNDLLDVSRISTGRMKLQVEEVDLSEVAREVVARFIPEAERAGSGLELHLEGPVVGRWDRLRLEQVLTNLLSNAIKYGAGKPIHIHVQRSDGLARLLVRDEGIGIKPEALGRIFNRFERAVSERHYGGLGLGLYVTRQIVEAMGGTVKAESTPGQGATFTVELPRQGEPH